One Candidatus Nitrososphaera evergladensis SR1 genomic window, CTGGGTACGAGAAAGACCTTGATTATCATGTTTTCCGTGCCTGTCATTCTGTTTCTGCTGATAATCACGCAACAATTCTACAAGGTGGCGACCTTTCAGAACGGTTCGTTTGGAGTGTACATGATAGTTGGCACCTGCCTTGTCGCCATGACAATGATCGTCAAAATAAGTAAAAAGATAGAGGATGTCGGCTGGATCCGCGGCCGCGTAAGGCCTGTTATGAGGTTACTCCATGCACTGCTGCAGATCTCGACACTGTTTGCGTTCCTGTAAAATCAATCAACGTGGCAATAGATTACTAGATCTACTGCTTGCAACTGCACGGCAGCCGCCATCATCATGCATTGTAGTAGTAGAAGAGTAGTAGTCTTCTGAGGCGGCATCCCATATTTTCTGATAGAATTCCATCAGCCCTGTGCAGGCCTTCTTGTCCTTTATGAAAATGGCCCCCGTAAATTTGTCCGAATTACTCCTCCCTATCAGCTCGAAACCCGCATGTTTGCCATCTATGATTGCCATGCTGAACGGGACGTGCGCAATCCTTCTCTTGACGTTCCTTGGATACCACGGATTTCTTACCATATTTAGGCGCTCCAAAGAGTGCTCGTCTGTCAAATTCAGGTATTTTTTCTCCATTTCGACGAAGCTGTTGACCATCTTTGCGTCGGCCAGTATTCTTACGTTTACGCCTGCTTTTGTCTTGTTGAGGATGCTGTTTATCAGCACTTCGTTGAGGAATCTGGTGGCAAAGACTATCTCTTGCTTTGCAAATTCTATGGTTTCAGCTAGCTTGGATGCAGCCTCTTCATAAGTCCAGACGAGATCAATTTTTGATGATGATGATAATGATTCTTGGACATCAAGACCGCCTATATTCTTGGCAAATTCCGAGATGTCCTCTTCAGAAAATTCTCCTGCGCGTTTTAGCGTGTCTATCATCCGGAATTGTTTGGTTAGCCTGATATTCTCTACAAGTCCTGAAATATGCCTTTGATGAATCACGTTTCCAAGCGTGGTGTAAACATACGTATCTCCGTGTTTTTCAACAAGACCTGCGTCCTTTAGCTGATTAAGCCTTGTATAGTACTGCTTCTTTGAAAGCCCAATGCTAGATGCTGTGCGCAGTTCGGACCTCAAGCCGTCCTTGACAAGCAGGAAAAGAGCCAGCGTGTCTCTTCTTGACAGGACAGCAAACAAATTTGCAGCACTTTTCACCGATTCAGGTCCTAATGGTGTGTCAGTTGCCATTATATGATATGTGCCTATGAGCAACCTTATAATTATTTCTATGTCATGTCAACAGACAACATGTAAATTTTGTAAATTTTATCATATGGACTTCTAAAACAAGCTACGTGTGTATGTATAAGGCATCTGAAAAGTGGACAGCGGTAGCAAAACACCAGATGGCCTTCGCAAAAGGGACGCACAAAAGAATCTCTCTCTCTCTCTCTGCTACCTTTTTTGTGGATAAAGGAAAATGGTAGCCCGGAGCAGATTCGAACTGCTGTCTCCAGGTTTCTTTTCCCTTCATGAGATCCAGAGCCTGGAATCCCTAGCCCTACCTAATATCTGGAGATTGGCCACTAGACGACCGGGCTGACCAACAAAACGGCTACTTGTCCGCTATTTGACTCTAACGTTTTGTGTTGACTTCGCGTATTACCTGACCGTACTCCAGCTGCGCCTTTTTGCGCATGTACGGGATCAGGCGGTAGTGGATTGAATAGATGTTCTTGTTTCTGGCAATGATGCCCTTTATCAGGAGCGAAACAAAGCCACCTGCGACCCTCGACGGCGGCACGCCTGTAGCCCTGCAAAACTCGTTTCTCTTTGCGTGGTATTCTTTCAGGGTAAAGTACGAGCGGTTGATGTCAAGAATAAGCGGCCAGACGACGTTTTCCCACACCATCCTGCGGTTCTCTGTGGAAGACGCATGCTTGCCCTTGTCCTCGCTTTTCTCTGCAAATTTCTCTTGTTGGGGGCTTTTCAGCATCGTCTTGGGTACATTTAAACACAGCCGGGTTTATAATTTAAGATAATCGCAACTTTGCAGAGTGGTAATTCGGTTAAAGACTCGCTTGACATGCTTGTGAAAAAGTGGCCAGTGGACAAAAGGCTCTATGACATGCAAGTGGGAATGCGCGACGACATTGTCGACAATCAGGTAAATGTGGGTGGCATTGTCTTTCACGTGCCTGCGCTCTCCCGGGACGGCCTGTATGTTTTGTGGAAGTGTCTGTGGCCTGACTGCCACAACTGCTGCGAAAGGCAGGGGCGGCTGCCGTTGACAAAAGACGACATTACAATAATTGCAAAAAAGCTCGGCTACGACTCGAAAGTAGAGTTTGTACGAAGTGAGGCAAGGATATCAAGCTGGCAGGAGCAGGAAGCCTTTGGCAACGTCATTACGACGCTGAGCATGCTTTCGCTCAAGCGAAAAAAGGACGAGCGCGAGGAACAGGACGGCACTCCGTTGCGCTGCCGGTTCCTTGACGACAAGGGATACTGCGGGATACACCCTGAAAAGCCGGGCGTCTGCTGGCTCTACCCGTTTGCGTCTTGGCTTGAATCTGACAGGTTCGGCAAGCCGGTGGTGCACGCGACTTTCCAGTTCACCGGCGACTGCCCCGGGTTTTACCTTGAAAAATCGCTTGATAGCATCATGCCCGTGCTGCAAGAGTACGCGCCCAAGATATACAGCTACAACATGGCGGTGCAGAGGACTACGCGTGAAAATTACGGGTTTATCAATTTCGTGAACGGATAATATCTCACTAATAAGAATCCTAAAGTACCAGTAGTAATGCATCTTCGTTTGAAAAATAAGAGCAACTGAGATGAAGAAAGAATTCTTAGTGGACTATCAAGCAAAAGAAATCGCGGAATATGAAAACTATCGAAAACAAATTGATTCTGGTATTGATGGTGTGGTATTTCCTAATACCCAAAGGTTTGCAAATGCGCGTTTGCCTTTAGTACGCGCAGAAACATCCTATGACTTGATCAAAGAGAAGATTTGGTCGCAAATACCATTTGCAGGTACACTGCTGATTCCTTTGTTTAATGTTAGTAAAGAAAACCTCCTAGACATGAATGGCTTTGAAATTCAGGATATTCCAAAGTTAATTGATTTATCAAAGGAAACTGGACGAGTGCAATTTGTTCTAAATATGACGCCTATAGAATACGAGGGTTTAGATCATCTAGATCCAATTCTTGAAGAATTGAAACCTCCTATGCTACAACCAATTCCTCTGGATAAGTTTGCTAGTCGCAAAACATGGGATACTTGGCATGATGAGTTTGATGAACTTGCAAGTAGATCTTATCTGAAATTTATGTATCAACGAATTACTTCGAATGGAGAAAGTCGCGCTTACTACTCTGCGTTGATGAATAATCATGCCTTTACGTATGGGAAACTGAAGATGTTGAAAATGGATGATGTTGTAGCCATGATCTCTGATACAATGATAAGTGATCCTGATATGGCAAGTAGGCTATTCTTTGCGTATAGCCTTCTTACTGGACCACAATTTGAAGCCTTACCTGCAAATTATAATCTTGCCTTTCTGAAAGCGCAGTTGTTAGGTGCCCAAGATAACAAGTCTCCCAAATATCCTGTAGAAATTGGATCATTCCTTATGGAGAAGATGACATTAAATCCTTCTTCATACTATGGATGTGTGAGTGTAATAGAACGGTATAAACAAAATGATCTTTACAAGGTCTTAGAGTCTGTTGATAAGGCTATCCGTGACCGGGAGCAAACTAAGACTCTTTCTGACATAAACGAACTTGGTATAGTTATGGACAATGTCTGGAAAGATGCAGAGAAGATAAAGAGAACCGATGAAATAACTAAAGCTGGAATAAGTATCGGAGTTGCAGCGATAGGAAGTTTTGCAACATCCTTGCTTGGTGCAGGAGTAGGTATAACAGAAGGTGCATTAGCTGGGATGGGATTCAATGTTGCAGATAGGCTGTTAGAAAAATTCGATTCCTCTCTTAGTAATAAATTGCTTAAATGGTTGAACAAAGATTATATGATTAATATCTACAACTTTCAAAAACGACTTCCTGCTAATTGATAAAATCGGTGCAGCATATAGTAATGTTCTATAATGTGAAGATCATATGAGAATTGTACCTGTCTAGAATAAACCTGCATAAACGAATTCCAGCCTATGCTTTTCTTCAAGAAATGAAGTCAAAAAGCTTGTCTAGGCAATCTACGGTCCATCTTATAAAAGACAAATTCGATATCCCTCTCTCCACATGCTATCTGTGGTTTTCAGGC contains:
- a CDS encoding YkgJ family cysteine cluster protein; amino-acid sequence: MQSGNSVKDSLDMLVKKWPVDKRLYDMQVGMRDDIVDNQVNVGGIVFHVPALSRDGLYVLWKCLWPDCHNCCERQGRLPLTKDDITIIAKKLGYDSKVEFVRSEARISSWQEQEAFGNVITTLSMLSLKRKKDEREEQDGTPLRCRFLDDKGYCGIHPEKPGVCWLYPFASWLESDRFGKPVVHATFQFTGDCPGFYLEKSLDSIMPVLQEYAPKIYSYNMAVQRTTRENYGFINFVNG